The Haloferax sp. Atlit-12N genome window below encodes:
- a CDS encoding MoxR family ATPase, which produces MTDAHADADFDPALSVEAVSDLATRISENVERVIVGHHDAIEDIIVALFARGHLLLEDVPGVGKTMLARAIATSIEGEFERIQFTPDLLPSDVTGVNVFNQQTSEFEFREGPVFGNVVLGDEINRAPPKTQAALLEVMEELQVTVDGVTRRVPDPFTVIATQNDVEPDRTYDLPLAELDRFMKKIHLGYPNEAEETELLGRVSGHHPIESLEPVASAGDVRDARERILEVTVSEPVRRYVSRLAADTRARADLGVSPRGSIALVRAAQARAALDARDYVVPDDVQREVRSVWAHRVRTTDERSGRDVVERALDTVPVE; this is translated from the coding sequence ATGACTGATGCACATGCAGACGCCGACTTCGACCCCGCGCTCTCGGTCGAGGCGGTGTCGGATCTCGCGACACGAATCTCCGAGAACGTCGAACGAGTCATCGTCGGCCACCACGACGCCATCGAAGACATCATCGTGGCGCTGTTCGCCCGCGGCCACCTCCTCTTGGAAGACGTGCCGGGCGTCGGCAAGACGATGCTCGCCCGCGCCATCGCCACCTCGATAGAGGGGGAGTTCGAGCGCATTCAGTTCACGCCCGACCTCCTCCCGTCCGACGTGACGGGCGTGAACGTGTTCAACCAACAGACCAGCGAGTTCGAGTTCCGCGAGGGACCGGTCTTCGGGAACGTCGTCCTCGGCGACGAAATCAACCGCGCGCCGCCGAAGACGCAGGCCGCCCTCCTCGAAGTCATGGAAGAACTGCAGGTGACGGTCGACGGCGTCACCCGCCGCGTCCCCGACCCCTTCACGGTCATCGCGACCCAGAACGACGTGGAACCCGACCGGACGTACGACCTCCCGCTGGCCGAACTCGACCGGTTCATGAAGAAGATTCACCTCGGCTACCCCAACGAGGCTGAGGAGACGGAACTGCTCGGCCGCGTCTCGGGCCACCATCCCATCGAGTCGCTCGAACCCGTCGCGTCGGCGGGCGACGTGCGCGACGCCCGCGAGCGAATCCTCGAGGTGACGGTGAGCGAGCCGGTCCGGCGCTACGTCTCTCGGCTCGCCGCCGACACCAGAGCGCGCGCCGACCTCGGCGTGAGCCCCCGTGGCTCCATCGCGCTCGTCCGCGCCGCGCAGGCCCGCGCCGCCCTCGACGCCCGCGACTACGTCGTCCCCGACGACGTGCAACGCGAGGTGCGGAGCGTCTGGGCCCACCGCGTCCGGACGACCGACGAGCGCTCCGGCCGCGACGTGGTCGAGCGGGCGCTCGATACCGTCCCGGTCGAGTGA
- a CDS encoding DUF58 domain-containing protein, producing MRLTLRGWVAVAVVVVGVANAVAYGPRALNAVVVPVAVGLVVGAVQVWRVSPPRVERVAPDDGFPGETRTVSLDLDADRLFPATTTDALSPGLDGDTAVDSVVGDGRVDYEVTYRARGPATLGPATVVARDILGLFSKSFTAGGTTEVLVFPRVRSLGTAARRDLSALADAGRTNERAEFDRLREYVPGDPLRDIHWKSSAKSGDLVVKAYDDRVTADAVRVSAGATDGHEDDVAEAAATLCCALLDAGVPVHLTSPAGVVEATPGDRRRVLVHLSRLRSGSVPDETAEVVVSGDAGKTRVALGGRETTFDRLRADGDATASSPRGAASPAGTRGTDSGVSA from the coding sequence ATGAGGCTCACCCTCCGCGGCTGGGTCGCCGTCGCGGTCGTGGTCGTCGGCGTCGCCAACGCCGTCGCCTACGGCCCGCGGGCGCTCAACGCCGTCGTCGTCCCAGTCGCCGTCGGCCTCGTCGTCGGCGCGGTGCAGGTCTGGCGTGTCTCGCCGCCCCGCGTCGAGCGCGTCGCCCCCGACGACGGCTTCCCCGGCGAAACGCGCACCGTCTCGCTCGACCTCGACGCCGACAGGCTGTTTCCGGCGACCACGACCGACGCGCTCTCACCCGGCCTCGACGGCGACACCGCGGTCGATTCGGTCGTCGGCGACGGTCGCGTCGACTACGAGGTGACCTACCGCGCCCGCGGCCCGGCGACGCTCGGTCCGGCGACCGTCGTCGCCCGCGACATCCTCGGGCTGTTTTCGAAGTCGTTCACCGCCGGGGGGACGACCGAGGTGCTCGTCTTCCCGCGGGTCCGGTCGCTCGGCACCGCGGCCCGCCGCGACCTCTCGGCGCTCGCCGACGCGGGGCGCACCAACGAGCGCGCCGAGTTCGACCGCCTGCGCGAGTACGTCCCCGGCGACCCGCTCCGCGACATCCACTGGAAGTCGAGCGCCAAGTCCGGCGACCTCGTGGTGAAAGCCTACGACGACCGGGTCACGGCCGACGCGGTGCGCGTCTCGGCCGGCGCGACAGACGGCCACGAGGACGACGTGGCCGAGGCGGCCGCGACGCTCTGCTGTGCGCTCCTCGACGCCGGCGTTCCGGTCCACCTCACCTCGCCCGCCGGAGTCGTCGAGGCGACGCCCGGCGACCGCCGGCGCGTTCTCGTCCACCTCTCGCGGCTTCGCTCGGGGTCGGTCCCCGACGAGACCGCCGAGGTCGTCGTCAGCGGCGACGCCGGGAAGACCCGCGTCGCGCTCGGCGGCCGCGAGACGACGTTCGACCGCCTGCGCGCCGACGGCGACGCGACGGCTTCGTCGCCCCGAGGCGCGGCGAGTCCCGCCGGAACCCGCGGAACCGACTCGGGGGTGTCGGCGTGA
- a CDS encoding coenzyme F420-0:L-glutamate ligase, which produces MELFPVPDVPEIREGDDLAALVSERVNLRPDDVVCVASTVVSKAEGRFADLDDFPAGPRARELAARLAELTGDEKDPRFAQAVLEESVDLVMSEPFLLTETRFGHVGVNAGIDRSNVPDHDLLLLPKRPSESAERIRAGIDADRVVVTDTCGRPFRHGQRGVAIGWAGLSASRDWRGEADRDGRELGVTVESVVDELAAAANLVQGEGDGGTPVVVVRDFEWGDHGESDAHFRDIDGDFVRQALREWRYDP; this is translated from the coding sequence ATGGAGCTGTTTCCCGTCCCCGACGTGCCCGAGATTCGCGAGGGCGACGACCTCGCCGCCCTCGTCTCGGAGCGCGTCAACCTCCGGCCCGACGACGTGGTCTGCGTCGCCTCCACCGTCGTCTCGAAGGCCGAAGGGCGGTTCGCCGACCTCGACGACTTCCCGGCCGGCCCGCGGGCGCGCGAACTCGCCGCCCGCCTCGCCGAACTGACCGGCGACGAGAAGGACCCGCGGTTCGCGCAGGCGGTCCTCGAAGAGAGCGTCGACCTCGTCATGTCGGAGCCGTTCCTCCTGACGGAGACGCGGTTCGGCCACGTCGGCGTCAACGCCGGCATCGACCGCTCGAACGTCCCCGACCACGACCTGCTGTTGCTCCCGAAGCGCCCGAGCGAGTCGGCCGAGCGCATCCGCGCCGGCATCGACGCCGACCGAGTCGTCGTCACCGACACCTGCGGCCGGCCGTTCCGACACGGCCAGCGCGGCGTCGCCATCGGCTGGGCGGGGCTGAGCGCCTCGCGGGACTGGCGCGGCGAGGCCGACCGCGACGGCCGAGAACTCGGCGTCACCGTCGAGAGCGTCGTGGACGAACTCGCCGCCGCCGCTAACCTCGTGCAGGGCGAGGGCGACGGCGGCACGCCCGTCGTCGTCGTCCGCGACTTCGAGTGGGGCGACCACGGCGAAAGCGACGCCCACTTCCGCGACATCGACGGCGACTTCGTGCGACAGGCGCTCCGCGAGTGGCGCTACGACCCCTGA
- a CDS encoding DUF3488 and transglutaminase-like domain-containing protein, which produces MSTDTNRRGSDSGSAATASGSASSSATNTVFGVPANLLATAASLVLIGTFLAVVYDITNVVGRRDQFVLLAAGTLTLATVVGWTLRPRYALALAVLIAAGGFAAYFLALPESQVALLSPERLLADTFALLSGLSALRLLSADVWALAVTPGPVFLAWYLAIRGRIAPAVAVAGSGLGLFVLTTDATGTLTLLGVGAGMAAVGFDGIDRFGSAGGQLDVLTVVLAAMIVLSATVTVLPGAGGSPVIPDEGVADQPTVEASLVSADDRISIVGSISLSPQVRFEVQSTSPDYWQTATFDRYTGDGWVRTGDTRDYEGGRLAGPDGPSRLVRQTVTPATPLDSMPAAWRPVAVSGAIENETLVTQQGNLRPDRVVEIGETYNVTSAVPQYTAASLRRTGTDYPDEIRERYLALPDSTSDRVRDRAAEITGDAETPYDKAVAVEEWLEANKEYSLRVSRPDGDIAESFLFEMDAGYCTYYASTMVVLLRSEGVPARFVTGYTTGERVDGDRYVVRGLDSHAWVEVYFEDTGWVRFDPTPAGPRQDAESTTLSDARTEGQTGVDTNETNVESNETEQPTTTANDTATPTENGTETNSTPVDSSAPGPNIDERLGITPTGDGEAEADEDDGLAPEMPSRETVFVGLVGLLGVVAGVRRTRLPAHLRFATAAYQRRTNSPADDVFRAYDRLELALERDYRPRRPGETVRAYLDSLSRVGVDERTRQVGRLYERAKYGDGVTRADADEAVAAANAVVRARLPLVRRWTD; this is translated from the coding sequence ATGAGCACCGACACGAACCGGCGTGGCTCGGATTCGGGGTCGGCCGCGACCGCGTCGGGATCGGCGTCGTCATCCGCGACGAACACTGTCTTCGGCGTTCCCGCCAACCTCCTCGCGACGGCGGCCTCGCTGGTCCTCATCGGCACGTTCCTCGCGGTCGTCTACGACATCACGAACGTCGTGGGTCGCCGCGACCAGTTCGTCCTCCTCGCCGCGGGGACGCTCACGCTCGCGACCGTCGTGGGTTGGACGCTCCGGCCCAGATACGCGCTCGCCCTCGCGGTCCTCATCGCCGCCGGCGGCTTCGCGGCGTACTTCCTCGCGCTCCCCGAGAGCCAGGTCGCGCTGCTCTCGCCGGAGCGCCTGCTGGCCGACACGTTCGCGCTCCTCAGCGGTCTCTCGGCGCTTCGGCTCCTGTCGGCCGACGTGTGGGCGCTCGCGGTGACGCCCGGCCCGGTGTTCCTCGCGTGGTATCTCGCCATCCGCGGGCGAATCGCGCCGGCCGTCGCGGTCGCCGGGAGCGGCCTCGGCCTGTTCGTCCTCACCACCGACGCGACGGGGACGCTCACGCTCCTCGGCGTCGGCGCGGGCATGGCCGCAGTCGGCTTCGACGGCATCGACCGCTTCGGGAGCGCCGGCGGCCAACTCGACGTGCTGACGGTCGTCCTCGCCGCGATGATCGTCCTCTCGGCCACCGTCACGGTCCTTCCCGGGGCGGGCGGGTCGCCGGTCATCCCCGACGAGGGCGTGGCCGACCAGCCGACCGTCGAGGCCAGCCTCGTGAGTGCGGACGACCGCATCTCTATCGTCGGGAGCATCAGCCTCTCACCGCAGGTCCGCTTCGAGGTCCAGAGCACGTCGCCGGACTACTGGCAGACGGCGACGTTCGACCGCTACACCGGCGACGGCTGGGTCAGGACCGGCGACACTCGCGATTACGAGGGCGGCCGGTTGGCCGGTCCAGACGGTCCGTCGCGGCTGGTCCGACAGACCGTCACGCCGGCGACGCCGCTCGACTCGATGCCCGCGGCGTGGCGGCCCGTCGCCGTCTCCGGAGCCATCGAAAACGAGACGCTCGTCACCCAGCAGGGGAACCTCCGGCCCGACCGAGTCGTCGAAATCGGCGAGACCTACAACGTCACGAGCGCCGTCCCGCAGTACACCGCGGCGTCGCTCCGACGGACCGGCACCGACTACCCCGACGAGATTCGCGAGCGGTATCTCGCGCTCCCCGACAGCACGTCCGACCGCGTCCGCGACCGCGCCGCCGAGATAACGGGCGACGCGGAGACGCCGTACGACAAGGCCGTCGCCGTCGAGGAGTGGCTCGAAGCCAACAAGGAGTACTCGCTCCGGGTGTCCCGCCCCGACGGCGATATCGCCGAGTCGTTCCTCTTCGAGATGGACGCCGGCTACTGCACCTACTACGCCTCGACGATGGTGGTGCTCCTCCGCTCGGAGGGCGTCCCGGCGCGCTTCGTCACCGGCTACACGACCGGCGAGCGCGTCGACGGCGACCGCTACGTCGTCCGCGGCCTCGACTCCCACGCGTGGGTCGAAGTCTACTTCGAGGACACCGGCTGGGTCCGCTTCGACCCGACGCCCGCCGGCCCGCGACAGGACGCGGAGTCGACGACCCTCAGCGACGCCCGCACCGAGGGCCAGACGGGCGTCGACACCAACGAGACGAACGTCGAGTCCAACGAGACCGAACAGCCCACGACGACCGCGAACGACACCGCGACGCCGACGGAAAACGGGACCGAGACGAACTCGACGCCCGTCGACAGCAGCGCGCCGGGCCCCAACATCGACGAGCGCCTCGGCATCACGCCGACCGGCGACGGCGAGGCCGAAGCGGACGAGGACGACGGACTCGCCCCCGAGATGCCGTCACGGGAGACGGTTTTCGTCGGTCTCGTCGGCCTCCTCGGCGTCGTGGCCGGCGTCAGGCGGACCCGGCTCCCGGCGCACCTCCGCTTTGCGACCGCGGCGTATCAGCGGCGCACCAACTCGCCGGCAGACGACGTGTTCCGGGCGTACGACCGCCTCGAACTCGCCCTCGAACGCGACTACCGGCCGCGTCGCCCCGGCGAGACGGTCAGGGCGTACCTCGATTCGCTCTCCCGCGTCGGCGTGGACGAGCGGACCCGACAGGTCGGCCGACTCTACGAGCGCGCCAAGTACGGCGACGGCGTCACCCGCGCCGACGCCGACGAGGCCGTGGCCGCGGCGAACGCCGTCGTCCGCGCCCGTCTGCCGCTCGTCAGACGCTGGACGGACTGA
- the mutL gene encoding DNA mismatch repair endonuclease MutL — protein sequence MIRRLDPETRSKIAAGEVVARPASVVVELVENALDAGAETVEIEVVGDGTERIRVADDGRGMAEADAALAVERHTTSKLSAADDLETVETLGFRGEALPSIAAAAARLELTTNDGGPRGTRVVVDGGEDATDGEHGKTVSPAGRARGTTVEVTGLFSDRPARKKSLASPKAEFARVSAVVTRYALTRPDVRFVLRHDGRETLTTPGTGRFADALLAVYGRDAASHASAFDSSREVSTAGETATVEVDGALCHPEVTRSRRDHIHVSVNGRALADSRLRRAVADGYETLLPDGREPVGVVRLRLPPAWVDHNVHPAKDEVGFREADAVAEAVEASVRDALSTADLRRSGEVAMDLDSSLAPVEAASVFDDLRVIGRFRGLYLLCEADDELLVVDQHAAHERINYERLREAVESAGIDAVSVNPPATVSLSPTDAALLDANRDLIEELGFRVAEFGDGSGNDTYRVEAVPAPLGRPFAPDALADVVAGLAAGDDADPRDELLKDLACHPSIKAGDDLGDDEAAQLVERLGSCETPYTCPHGRPTVLSIDEETFVRGFGRRSGRLG from the coding sequence ATGATTCGCCGACTCGACCCGGAGACGCGCTCGAAAATCGCCGCCGGCGAGGTCGTCGCTCGCCCCGCGAGCGTCGTGGTCGAACTCGTGGAAAATGCGCTCGACGCCGGCGCTGAGACCGTCGAAATCGAGGTCGTTGGCGACGGTACTGAGCGAATCCGCGTTGCCGACGACGGCCGCGGGATGGCCGAGGCCGACGCCGCGCTCGCGGTCGAGCGACACACGACGAGCAAACTCTCGGCGGCCGACGACCTCGAAACAGTCGAGACGCTCGGCTTCCGGGGCGAGGCGCTGCCGAGCATCGCCGCGGCCGCCGCCCGCCTCGAACTGACGACGAACGACGGCGGCCCGCGGGGGACGCGAGTCGTCGTCGACGGCGGCGAGGACGCGACCGACGGTGAACACGGAAAGACCGTCTCGCCCGCGGGACGGGCGCGCGGGACGACCGTCGAAGTGACCGGCCTGTTTTCCGACCGCCCGGCGCGGAAGAAGTCGCTCGCGTCCCCGAAAGCCGAGTTCGCCCGCGTCTCGGCGGTCGTCACGCGCTACGCGCTCACGCGGCCGGACGTGCGGTTCGTCCTGCGACACGACGGCCGCGAGACGCTCACGACGCCCGGAACCGGCCGCTTCGCCGACGCGCTCTTGGCGGTGTACGGCCGCGACGCCGCGAGCCACGCCTCGGCGTTCGACTCGTCGCGGGAGGTCTCGACGGCCGGCGAGACGGCCACGGTCGAGGTCGACGGCGCGCTCTGTCACCCGGAGGTGACGCGCTCCCGACGCGACCACATCCACGTCTCGGTCAACGGCCGCGCCCTCGCCGACTCGCGGCTCCGCCGGGCGGTCGCAGACGGCTACGAGACGCTCCTGCCCGACGGGCGCGAACCGGTCGGCGTCGTTCGACTCCGCCTGCCGCCCGCGTGGGTCGACCACAACGTCCATCCCGCGAAGGACGAGGTTGGCTTCAGAGAGGCCGACGCGGTCGCCGAGGCGGTCGAGGCGAGCGTCCGCGACGCGCTCTCGACGGCCGACCTCCGCCGAAGCGGCGAGGTGGCGATGGACCTCGATAGCTCGCTCGCGCCCGTCGAGGCCGCGTCGGTGTTCGACGACCTCCGCGTTATCGGGCGCTTCCGCGGCCTGTATCTGCTCTGTGAGGCCGACGACGAACTCCTCGTCGTCGACCAGCACGCGGCCCACGAGCGCATCAACTACGAGCGACTCCGCGAGGCGGTCGAGTCGGCGGGCATCGACGCCGTCTCCGTCAACCCGCCCGCGACCGTCTCGCTGTCGCCGACCGACGCCGCGCTCCTCGACGCGAACCGCGACCTCATCGAGGAACTGGGGTTCCGCGTCGCCGAGTTCGGCGACGGGAGCGGGAACGACACCTACCGCGTCGAAGCCGTGCCCGCGCCGCTCGGCCGGCCGTTCGCCCCGGACGCGCTCGCGGACGTGGTGGCCGGCCTCGCCGCCGGCGACGACGCCGACCCCCGGGACGAACTGCTCAAAGACCTCGCGTGCCACCCGTCGATAAAAGCCGGCGACGACCTCGGAGACGACGAGGCCGCGCAGTTAGTCGAGCGACTCGGCTCGTGCGAGACGCCCTACACCTGCCCGCACGGCCGGCCGACGGTCCTCTCTATCGACGAAGAAACGTTCGTCCGCGGATTCGGCCGACGAAGCGGTCGGCTCGGGTAG
- the mutS gene encoding DNA mismatch repair protein MutS, whose amino-acid sequence MNADAQREAVYGAPPEMLEVRDDLTPMLSQYADLCEEHDDAVVLFQVGDFYEAFCGAAEAVARTCEVTLTQREDSTGTWPMAGIPIDNAAGYLERLLDAGYRVALAEQVEDAEEASGLVDRAVTQLITPGTVVDEELLDAGRATYLGAVARDGGDAESRDSADDEGDSDTYGLAVVDVSTGECLVTGADRALALEELERLAPAELVVGPDCDLPNLSFDPMETPFEPGAFDADAARETLSAYAPRPDAVVESDAELRAVGAALAYAEYAQGDSKLEYVTRVTRFDPREFLQLDATAIRSLELFESRSARAGSTLFSVLDETACALGRRRLEAWLRRPLVDRERIEDRLDAVDALCDDALARADLREHLSSVYDLERLVARVSRERADARDLRSLKTTLDRVPEIRESLAGTDSDLLADLRDSLDELEDVRDLVGDAVVSDPPQEITEGGVIADGFDAELDDIRGTAEAGREWVSNLEAREQERTGIDSLEVGYNQVHGYYIEVTNPNLDRVPDDYQRRQTLKNSERFYTPELKEREDEILRASDRADALEYDLFCEVRADVATESARIQAVADALADLDVLRTLADVAVANDYARPEFHAGGADENAGIHIDAGRHPVVERAQDEFVPNPADLPQGSVALVTGPNMSGKSTYMRQVALVCVLAQVGSFVPAKSARLPVLDRVFTRIGASDDIAGGQSTFMREMSELTEILHNATADSLVLLDEVGRGTSTADGLAIARAATEFLHDEVGATTLFATHYHDLTDAADDREGVFNLHFTAARRDGEVTFLHSVADGPSSSSYGVEVAQLAGVPASVVARARDLVDETDAGSADDSDAGVAAATNGEVDDTAEDGTLAAYVDGLENGHRESENPNRATATTATTTTAEPDPELEAVAEALREADLVDTTPLEALNLLSDLKGKLE is encoded by the coding sequence ATGAACGCGGACGCCCAGCGAGAGGCGGTGTACGGCGCGCCGCCGGAGATGCTGGAAGTGCGAGACGACCTGACGCCGATGCTCTCGCAGTACGCCGACCTCTGCGAGGAACACGACGACGCCGTCGTGCTGTTTCAGGTCGGCGACTTCTACGAGGCGTTCTGCGGCGCGGCGGAGGCCGTCGCCCGCACCTGCGAGGTGACGCTGACCCAGCGCGAGGACTCCACCGGGACGTGGCCGATGGCCGGCATTCCCATCGACAACGCCGCGGGCTACCTCGAACGCCTGCTCGACGCCGGCTACCGGGTCGCGCTCGCGGAGCAGGTCGAAGACGCCGAGGAGGCGTCCGGCCTCGTCGACCGCGCCGTCACCCAACTCATCACGCCCGGCACCGTCGTCGACGAGGAACTGCTCGACGCCGGGCGGGCGACCTACCTCGGCGCGGTCGCTCGGGACGGCGGCGACGCCGAGAGCCGCGACAGCGCCGACGACGAGGGCGACAGCGACACCTACGGCCTCGCCGTCGTGGACGTTTCGACCGGCGAGTGCCTCGTCACCGGGGCCGACCGCGCGCTGGCGCTCGAAGAACTGGAGCGCCTCGCGCCCGCCGAACTCGTCGTCGGCCCGGACTGCGACCTCCCGAACCTCTCGTTCGACCCGATGGAGACGCCGTTCGAACCGGGGGCGTTCGACGCCGACGCGGCCCGCGAGACGCTGTCGGCCTACGCGCCCCGACCGGACGCCGTGGTCGAGTCGGACGCCGAACTCCGGGCGGTCGGCGCGGCGCTCGCCTACGCCGAGTACGCCCAGGGCGACTCGAAACTGGAGTACGTCACCCGCGTCACGCGGTTCGACCCCCGCGAGTTCCTCCAACTCGACGCGACGGCCATCCGGAGCCTCGAACTGTTCGAGTCGCGGAGCGCCCGCGCCGGGAGCACGCTGTTTTCGGTCCTCGACGAGACGGCCTGCGCGCTCGGCCGCCGCCGACTGGAGGCGTGGCTCCGCCGCCCGCTCGTCGACCGCGAGCGAATCGAGGACCGACTGGACGCCGTGGACGCCCTCTGTGACGACGCGCTGGCTCGCGCCGACCTCCGAGAGCACCTCTCGTCGGTGTACGACCTCGAACGGCTGGTCGCCCGCGTCTCACGCGAGCGCGCCGACGCCCGCGACCTGCGCTCGCTGAAGACGACGCTCGACCGGGTGCCGGAAATCCGCGAGTCGCTCGCCGGAACCGATTCCGACCTGCTGGCGGACCTGCGCGACTCGCTGGACGAACTCGAAGACGTGCGCGACCTCGTCGGCGACGCGGTCGTCTCCGACCCGCCGCAGGAGATCACCGAGGGCGGCGTCATCGCCGACGGTTTCGACGCCGAGTTAGACGACATCCGCGGCACCGCCGAGGCAGGCCGCGAGTGGGTGTCGAACCTCGAAGCCCGCGAGCAGGAACGCACCGGCATCGACTCGCTGGAAGTCGGCTACAATCAGGTCCACGGCTACTACATCGAGGTGACGAACCCGAACCTCGACCGCGTCCCCGACGACTACCAGCGTCGCCAGACGCTGAAGAACTCGGAGCGGTTCTACACGCCCGAACTGAAGGAGCGCGAGGACGAGATTCTCCGCGCCTCGGACCGCGCCGACGCCCTCGAATACGACCTGTTCTGCGAGGTCCGCGCCGACGTGGCGACCGAATCGGCCCGGATTCAGGCCGTCGCGGACGCCCTCGCCGACCTCGACGTGCTCCGAACCCTCGCGGACGTGGCGGTGGCGAACGACTACGCCCGACCCGAGTTCCACGCGGGTGGCGCAGACGAGAACGCCGGCATCCACATCGACGCCGGCAGACACCCCGTCGTGGAGCGCGCACAGGACGAGTTCGTCCCGAACCCCGCCGACCTCCCACAGGGGAGCGTCGCGCTCGTCACCGGCCCCAACATGTCCGGCAAATCGACGTACATGCGGCAGGTGGCGCTCGTCTGTGTCCTCGCGCAGGTCGGAAGCTTCGTCCCCGCGAAGTCGGCCCGACTGCCGGTCCTCGACCGCGTGTTCACCCGCATCGGCGCGTCCGACGACATCGCGGGCGGCCAGTCCACGTTCATGCGCGAGATGAGCGAACTGACCGAAATCCTCCACAACGCCACCGCTGACTCACTGGTTCTCCTCGACGAGGTCGGCCGTGGCACCTCCACCGCCGACGGCCTCGCCATCGCCCGCGCGGCCACCGAGTTCCTCCACGACGAGGTCGGCGCGACGACGCTGTTTGCGACCCACTACCACGACCTCACCGACGCGGCCGACGACCGCGAAGGCGTGTTCAACCTCCACTTCACCGCCGCGCGGCGCGACGGCGAGGTCACGTTCCTCCACAGCGTCGCCGACGGCCCCTCATCGTCGTCCTACGGGGTCGAAGTGGCGCAGTTGGCCGGCGTGCCGGCGAGCGTGGTGGCGCGCGCTCGTGACCTCGTGGACGAGACCGACGCCGGAAGCGCGGACGACTCCGACGCAGGCGTCGCTGCCGCCACGAATGGCGAAGTCGACGACACCGCCGAAGACGGAACGCTCGCCGCCTACGTCGATGGGTTGGAGAACGGCCACCGAGAGAGCGAGAATCCGAACCGAGCGACTGCGACAACCGCGACAACCACGACGGCCGAACCGGACCCCGAACTCGAAGCCGTCGCCGAGGCGCTCCGCGAGGCCGACCTCGTAGACACCACGCCGTTGGAGGCGCTGAATCTCCTCTCCGACCTCAAAGGAAAACTCGAATGA
- a CDS encoding 5,10-methylenetetrahydromethanopterin reductase, translated as MLGLELTPEHPVDDLVELGTQAEREGYDSLFVSCHYNNRDPFAVLARLAAETDDIRLGPGVANPYELHPVTLAGKVATVAEASGGRGLLGIGPGDPSTLRNLGLEDERGLRSVLEAFKVAQKLWDGERVTHDGTFEATDAGLNFDVPGEVPVYVGGEGPHMCRMAGKHADGLLFNGSHPDDLAWAREQVDIGVEDRPDSRGEFTLAAYASVSVSEDADAAREAARPPVAFITAGAASPVLDRHGIDADRASDIGEKISAGAFSEAFGLVTPAMIDAFSMAGTPDDVADQMDALLEHADGVVVGSPVGPDLEEAITLAAAAYRSTNRHR; from the coding sequence ATGCTCGGACTCGAACTCACCCCGGAACATCCCGTCGACGACCTCGTCGAACTGGGCACGCAGGCGGAACGCGAGGGCTACGACTCCCTGTTCGTCTCGTGTCACTACAACAACCGCGACCCCTTCGCGGTCCTCGCGCGGCTCGCGGCCGAGACCGACGACATCCGCCTCGGCCCCGGCGTCGCCAACCCCTACGAGCTACACCCCGTGACGCTCGCCGGCAAGGTGGCGACCGTCGCCGAGGCCTCGGGCGGCCGCGGCCTCCTCGGTATCGGCCCGGGCGACCCCTCGACGCTCCGCAACCTCGGCCTCGAAGACGAGCGCGGCCTCCGCTCCGTGCTGGAGGCGTTCAAGGTCGCACAGAAGCTCTGGGACGGCGAGCGCGTCACCCACGACGGCACGTTCGAGGCGACCGACGCCGGCCTCAACTTCGACGTGCCCGGCGAGGTGCCGGTGTACGTCGGCGGCGAGGGACCGCACATGTGCCGCATGGCCGGCAAGCACGCCGACGGCCTGCTGTTCAACGGTTCGCACCCCGACGACCTCGCGTGGGCCAGAGAACAGGTCGACATCGGCGTCGAGGACCGCCCCGACTCGCGCGGCGAGTTCACCCTCGCCGCCTACGCCAGCGTCTCCGTCTCGGAGGACGCGGACGCGGCTCGCGAGGCCGCCCGCCCGCCTGTCGCGTTTATCACCGCCGGAGCGGCCTCGCCGGTCCTCGACAGACACGGTATCGACGCCGACCGCGCGAGCGACATCGGCGAGAAGATTTCCGCCGGCGCGTTCTCCGAGGCGTTCGGCCTCGTGACGCCGGCGATGATAGACGCCTTCTCGATGGCCGGGACGCCGGACGACGTGGCCGACCAGATGGACGCATTGCTCGAACACGCTGATGGCGTCGTGGTCGGGTCGCCGGTCGGCCCCGACCTCGAAGAAGCGATTACTCTCGCTGCGGCGGCCTACCGGTCGACGAACCGACACCGATAA